GAAAGTTTGAAAAGTTTTGGAATGTTTCGAATTAACTTTCATAACTTTCAAAACTTTTACACTTTTAACGCTGTTACTATTCTTAACTTTCTTAACATTTACACTTTTACACGTTGTTAAATAAACTTAATAGAAAGGCGGTGTTTATAAATGGTTAATGTAAGAGTTCGCGAAGGGGAATCAATTGAAGACGCGATAAGGAGATTTAAACGTGAATGTGAACGAAACGGTGTAATGCAGGAAATCAAAAAGAGAGAGTATTATAGGTCTCCAAGCGTAGTAAGAAAAGAAAA
Above is a window of Elusimicrobiota bacterium DNA encoding:
- the rpsU gene encoding 30S ribosomal protein S21 codes for the protein MVNVRVREGESIEDAIRRFKRECERNGVMQEIKKREYYRSPSVVRKEKLAESRRKMRRKSYKENRWTK